In Methanobacterium aggregans, one DNA window encodes the following:
- a CDS encoding ABC transporter permease: MNIEIFNHRFFANFKKYNFLLRELVSRDIKIKYRRSVLGIFWSFLEPLLSMVVLTIIFSTFFKRAIPNFPVYYLTGILVYQFFAGGTNGAMRSIKSSSAIIKTIYVPKYMYSLSTILSNFVTFLLSLVVLFIVMLATNAPFTIYILLAALPFVALLLLTIGMGLILATVNVFFRDMEHLYGVLLMMLMWAMPIFYPAEIVPESFRFIQYYNPVYAVISCCRSVFLYGTPYDPMTLLFAMVSGVVALLLGIALFYKYQDRFILYI; encoded by the coding sequence ATGAACATTGAAATATTTAACCATAGATTTTTTGCCAACTTCAAAAAGTACAATTTCTTACTCAGGGAACTTGTATCAAGAGACATTAAAATTAAGTACAGAAGATCCGTGTTAGGAATATTCTGGAGCTTTTTAGAGCCCCTTTTGAGTATGGTCGTGCTGACCATAATATTTTCAACGTTTTTTAAACGTGCCATACCTAACTTTCCGGTGTACTACCTGACCGGGATTTTAGTGTATCAGTTCTTTGCAGGAGGAACCAACGGAGCCATGCGTTCCATTAAAAGTAGTTCAGCTATAATTAAAACGATTTACGTACCAAAGTATATGTACTCGCTGTCCACCATTTTATCCAACTTCGTAACGTTTCTGCTGTCCCTTGTGGTTCTTTTTATCGTAATGTTAGCCACCAATGCACCATTCACTATTTACATACTTCTTGCAGCCCTACCATTTGTAGCATTACTACTTTTAACCATAGGAATGGGACTTATTCTGGCAACTGTAAATGTGTTCTTCAGAGATATGGAACATCTCTACGGAGTTTTACTCATGATGTTAATGTGGGCCATGCCCATATTTTACCCTGCAGAAATTGTTCCTGAAAGTTTCAGGTTCATACAGTATTACAACCCAGTTTATGCAGTTATAAGCTGCTGTAGAAGCGTATTTTTATATGGAACACCTTACGATCCAATGACTTTATTATTCGCCATGGTATCTGGTGTTGTTGCCCTCCTGCTAGGAATTGCATTGTTCTACAAGTACCAAGACAGATTTATACTTTACATTTAA
- the lon gene encoding endopeptidase La, with translation MKETNFNEELAVVVIPDVPLLPETNINLKVGKEAGSEIYTRVKDDDFHGIALALKQMNPEGFPEESDFYRIGTIIHIQNVKEMKDFYQIKAEIKERVEVEDFIADGDNYRANYSFLPDIIDLEPFDQEEMLMNIQNLVEEISENFKGSEAYLKQVHELNDLTKVMAYVFPYMRLSIAEKQELLEMRSLRERSLKFLELLVDQKESIKFHMEMGARLNEEMNKKHRETMLKEQLKAIQDELSDSEGHYGNKDYRTLIEESQMPDEVREVALDEVNKLERGGSNNSEENVIRNYLDLLTSLPWGPSETRDIDIEAARKLLDEQHYGLDKVKDRIIQHLTVMKLKQNKQGSILLLVGPPGTGKTSLGKSIAEALGREYVRISLGGVRDESEIRGHRRTYLGALPGRIINGMKRAGTRNPVFILDEVDKLMASVNGDPESALLEVLDPEQNDTFSDHYLDVPYDLSDVFFIATANSLRDISGPLRDRMEIIQIGSYTSHEKFRIGKDHLIADVLEDNGLDETKLQIQDEALKTLIENYTREAGVRGLKRQLATVARVASEKIVLGKVELPYVVREDMLYDMLGHELIQINRVGENNLPGVVTGLAWTPVGGDILFIEGAFMPGTGKLTLTGQLGDVMKESAKISQSLIRSRMAFSLKNMEFDKKDLHIHVPSGAIPKDGPSAGVGLLTTIASLVTGQAVDSELAMTGEISLRGAVLPVGGIKEKVLAAHRAGIKRVILPKENAKDLDDVPDDVKAELEFITVETVEDVIKETIGIELPKPVLMDINTDSLAGGAGA, from the coding sequence ATGAAAGAAACGAATTTCAATGAAGAATTAGCTGTAGTGGTCATACCAGATGTTCCACTACTACCTGAAACCAATATCAACCTCAAAGTTGGTAAAGAAGCTGGAAGCGAAATCTACACCCGTGTTAAAGACGATGATTTCCACGGTATAGCTTTAGCTCTTAAACAAATGAATCCTGAAGGATTCCCTGAAGAATCTGATTTCTACAGGATAGGAACCATCATCCACATCCAAAACGTCAAGGAAATGAAGGACTTCTACCAGATCAAAGCCGAGATCAAGGAAAGGGTGGAAGTGGAAGATTTCATTGCTGACGGTGATAATTACAGGGCAAACTACAGCTTCTTGCCCGACATCATAGATCTGGAGCCTTTTGACCAGGAAGAAATGCTCATGAACATCCAGAACCTGGTAGAAGAGATAAGTGAGAACTTCAAGGGATCAGAAGCTTACCTCAAACAGGTCCATGAATTAAATGATTTAACGAAGGTCATGGCCTACGTGTTCCCATACATGAGGCTTTCAATTGCGGAAAAACAGGAATTACTTGAAATGCGCTCCCTCAGAGAGAGGAGTTTGAAGTTCCTTGAGTTACTCGTTGACCAGAAGGAATCCATCAAGTTCCACATGGAAATGGGAGCCAGACTCAACGAGGAGATGAACAAAAAACACAGGGAAACAATGCTCAAAGAGCAGCTAAAAGCCATACAAGATGAGCTGAGTGATTCTGAAGGACACTACGGCAACAAGGATTACAGAACGCTCATAGAAGAATCCCAGATGCCAGATGAGGTAAGGGAGGTTGCACTTGATGAGGTTAACAAACTCGAGAGAGGGGGTTCCAACAACTCTGAGGAAAACGTTATCAGAAACTACCTGGATCTTTTGACCAGCCTACCATGGGGACCAAGTGAAACCAGGGATATAGATATTGAAGCTGCAAGGAAGTTACTTGATGAACAGCACTACGGCCTTGACAAAGTCAAAGACCGCATAATTCAGCACCTCACAGTCATGAAATTGAAACAGAACAAACAGGGTTCAATACTCCTGCTTGTGGGTCCACCTGGAACAGGTAAAACAAGTCTTGGAAAAAGTATAGCAGAAGCCCTGGGCCGTGAATACGTCAGGATAAGCCTGGGAGGTGTCAGGGATGAATCAGAGATCAGGGGTCACAGAAGAACCTACCTTGGAGCATTACCAGGTAGGATCATCAATGGAATGAAACGTGCAGGAACCAGAAACCCTGTGTTCATCCTTGATGAGGTGGATAAACTCATGGCATCTGTAAACGGCGACCCAGAAAGTGCCCTCCTCGAGGTGCTTGACCCAGAGCAGAACGACACCTTCTCAGACCACTACCTTGACGTGCCCTACGATCTTTCAGATGTGTTCTTCATAGCCACCGCAAATTCACTCAGGGACATTTCAGGACCCCTACGTGACCGTATGGAGATCATCCAGATAGGCAGCTACACCAGTCATGAAAAGTTCAGAATAGGAAAGGACCACCTCATAGCAGATGTGCTTGAAGACAACGGCCTGGATGAAACCAAACTCCAGATCCAAGACGAAGCCCTGAAAACCCTCATAGAAAACTACACAAGAGAAGCAGGTGTCAGGGGACTTAAACGTCAGCTTGCAACAGTTGCCAGGGTTGCATCAGAAAAAATCGTCCTCGGAAAGGTTGAATTACCCTACGTGGTCAGGGAGGACATGCTCTACGACATGCTGGGCCATGAACTCATCCAGATAAACAGGGTTGGTGAAAACAACCTTCCAGGAGTTGTAACTGGACTGGCATGGACACCTGTGGGTGGGGACATACTCTTCATTGAAGGAGCTTTCATGCCAGGAACAGGTAAATTAACCCTTACAGGTCAACTTGGTGATGTTATGAAGGAATCTGCAAAGATATCCCAGAGCCTCATCCGTTCAAGAATGGCTTTCAGCCTCAAGAACATGGAGTTCGATAAGAAGGACCTGCACATACACGTTCCTTCAGGTGCAATTCCAAAGGATGGACCATCTGCAGGAGTGGGACTTCTAACCACAATAGCATCCCTTGTAACAGGTCAGGCAGTTGACTCTGAACTGGCAATGACAGGTGAAATATCCCTCAGAGGTGCAGTGCTGCCTGTTGGAGGTATCAAGGAGAAGGTTCTTGCAGCACACCGTGCAGGAATCAAAAGGGTTATACTGCCAAAGGAAAATGCAAAGGACCTTGATGATGTTCCAGATGATGTTAAAGCAGAACTGGAGTTCATAACAGTGGAAACAGTTGAGGATGTTATAAAGGAAACCATTGGTATAGAACTCCCAAAACCAGTGCTAATGGATATTAATACAGATTCACTGGCTGGTGGGGCAGGGGCTTAA
- a CDS encoding undecaprenyl-phosphate glucose phosphotransferase, with protein MIRENQRFFNAILIIVDMAVIGFSLILAWYLRFETDILGAGYGIWSFKQYMISLLLILPLYIFLYYSFGLYDPQRTKNFDSEALQIIKGNVLGFLVILTSLYLINIINYSRYLLIIFAILSCGFCIGERYVLRSFLRYIRCKGFNIKYILVVGAGELGEKFAVKIKESKYIGYEIIGFLDDKFEKGHKVQDSTVIGNINDVEKIVKNNEIDRVIITLSARHHKIIESIVDTLERCGVKAEIIPDYFIYCPAKPYFDMIDDIPVINIRYVPLEKYSNKTVKRIFDIFVAISGIIVTSPILIITAILIKISSSGPVIYKQERVGHNKKLFAMYKFRSMKVQDEKDEKYQWSTDKDPRKTRIGSFIRKTNIDELPQFFNILKGDMSLIGPRPERPYFVEKFRDEIPKYMIKHYVRPGMTGWAQVNGWRGDTSIAERIKHDIYYVENWSFLLDVKIFFMTFLNWFDNAY; from the coding sequence ATGATCAGAGAAAATCAAAGATTTTTCAACGCCATACTAATTATTGTAGATATGGCTGTGATAGGGTTTTCATTAATTTTAGCATGGTATCTGCGTTTTGAAACAGATATTCTAGGTGCTGGATATGGCATATGGTCCTTCAAACAGTACATGATCTCACTTTTGCTTATATTACCACTCTACATTTTCCTTTATTATTCATTTGGTTTGTACGATCCCCAAAGAACTAAAAACTTTGATTCTGAAGCGTTACAGATCATCAAGGGAAATGTTCTCGGATTTCTGGTTATCCTTACATCCCTTTACCTAATTAACATCATCAATTATTCAAGGTACCTCCTCATCATCTTCGCTATTTTAAGCTGTGGATTTTGCATTGGGGAAAGATATGTTCTCAGATCTTTCTTAAGGTATATCCGATGTAAAGGATTCAACATCAAATATATTCTGGTTGTAGGGGCAGGAGAACTTGGCGAGAAATTTGCAGTTAAAATTAAGGAAAGTAAATACATAGGGTATGAAATAATTGGATTTCTGGATGATAAATTTGAAAAAGGACATAAAGTTCAGGATTCAACTGTTATAGGGAATATAAACGATGTTGAAAAGATAGTTAAAAACAATGAAATTGACAGGGTTATAATAACATTATCTGCAAGGCATCATAAGATCATAGAAAGTATCGTGGACACACTTGAGAGGTGTGGTGTGAAAGCTGAGATAATTCCCGATTATTTCATTTACTGCCCTGCAAAGCCTTACTTTGACATGATAGATGATATTCCTGTTATAAACATAAGATACGTGCCCCTTGAGAAATATTCCAACAAGACAGTCAAGAGGATATTCGATATCTTCGTTGCAATTTCAGGGATCATTGTAACATCACCAATACTGATCATAACAGCTATTTTAATAAAAATAAGCTCTTCAGGACCTGTGATTTATAAACAAGAAAGAGTTGGCCATAATAAGAAGTTATTTGCCATGTACAAGTTCAGGAGTATGAAGGTTCAGGATGAAAAAGATGAAAAGTATCAGTGGAGCACAGATAAAGATCCCCGTAAGACAAGGATCGGTTCCTTCATCAGAAAAACCAACATCGATGAACTACCCCAATTTTTCAACATATTAAAGGGAGATATGAGTTTAATAGGTCCCAGACCAGAACGTCCGTACTTCGTAGAGAAGTTCAGGGATGAAATTCCCAAGTACATGATCAAACACTACGTAAGACCTGGAATGACAGGCTGGGCTCAGGTTAATGGTTGGAGAGGAGATACATCCATTGCAGAAAGGATAAAACATGATATTTACTACGTTGAGAACTGGAGCTTCCTCTTAGATGTGAAAATATTCTTCATGACATTTCTAAACTGGTTTGATAATGCCTACTGA
- a CDS encoding glycosyltransferase family 2 protein gives MQLTVIIPNYNGRHFLEKCLESIEKELAEVIIVDNSSSDGSVEYITEHHPDFTLIKNQENLGFAVAVNQGIQASKTDYVFLLNNDTELEKNCISKLVKCIESDENIFAVSSKMIQFENRDLMDDAGDAYTILGWTKKVGNGRSANNYNEKKEVFSACAGAALYRRSILKEIGYFDENFFAYLEDVDISYRASIHGYKSIYCPEAVVYHHGSGTSGSKHNAFKVKISARNNVYLPYKNMPWPQLALNLIFLLLGYFIKYLFFLRKGYGRDYLDGLKEGFNSRHDVEKIKYNNNLINYVKVEWLLIKNTVKFVFL, from the coding sequence ATGCAATTAACTGTGATTATCCCAAACTACAACGGCAGGCACTTCCTTGAAAAATGTTTAGAATCCATTGAAAAGGAACTAGCTGAAGTTATCATAGTTGATAACAGTTCTTCTGATGGTAGTGTTGAATACATAACAGAACATCATCCAGATTTTACCCTAATCAAAAACCAGGAAAATCTGGGATTTGCAGTTGCAGTCAACCAGGGAATCCAGGCTTCAAAAACTGATTACGTGTTCCTCTTAAACAACGACACTGAACTTGAGAAAAACTGCATCTCCAAACTTGTAAAGTGCATTGAAAGTGATGAAAACATCTTCGCAGTTTCCTCGAAGATGATCCAGTTTGAAAACAGGGATTTGATGGATGATGCAGGTGATGCATACACCATTCTGGGCTGGACAAAAAAGGTGGGTAACGGAAGATCAGCTAATAACTACAATGAAAAAAAGGAGGTTTTCAGTGCCTGTGCAGGGGCAGCCCTCTACAGGAGAAGTATCTTAAAGGAAATTGGATATTTCGATGAGAACTTCTTCGCCTACCTCGAGGATGTTGATATAAGCTACAGAGCCAGTATCCACGGTTACAAATCAATTTACTGTCCTGAAGCTGTTGTTTACCATCACGGCAGTGGAACCAGCGGGAGTAAACACAACGCATTCAAGGTAAAAATATCTGCAAGGAACAACGTTTACCTTCCCTACAAGAACATGCCCTGGCCCCAGTTAGCTTTAAACCTCATATTCTTGCTTTTAGGATATTTCATAAAGTATCTGTTCTTCCTCAGGAAGGGATATGGAAGGGATTACCTGGATGGGCTGAAGGAAGGGTTTAACTCCCGTCATGACGTAGAAAAAATAAAATATAATAATAACCTGATTAACTACGTGAAAGTTGAATGGCTTCTCATTAAAAATACTGTGAAATTCGTGTTTTTATGA
- a CDS encoding ABC transporter ATP-binding protein has protein sequence MGETIIKVENVGMEFNLSQEKVDNLKEYVIKFLKRELMFQPFWALKDVSFEVEKGDRLGLVGMNGAGKSTLLKLISGVMKPTEGSIEVKGRISPLLELGAGFDPDYTGRENIFLNGALLGYSKEFIESKFDEIVEFSELEEFLDVPLKNYSSGMRARLGFSIATSVKPEILILDEVLSVGDVKFQEKSREKMESLMDSEVTLLFVSHSVDMVKSFCNKAIWLQHGKLMAKGPVDEVCELYDKWVHSDKS, from the coding sequence TTGGGAGAAACTATTATCAAGGTTGAAAACGTTGGAATGGAATTCAATTTAAGCCAGGAAAAGGTTGACAACCTCAAAGAGTACGTTATTAAATTTCTTAAAAGGGAACTCATGTTTCAGCCTTTCTGGGCCCTTAAAGACGTTTCATTCGAAGTTGAAAAGGGAGACAGATTAGGTCTGGTTGGAATGAACGGCGCAGGGAAAAGTACACTGCTCAAACTGATCTCAGGAGTCATGAAACCCACAGAAGGCAGCATAGAAGTGAAGGGACGTATATCCCCTTTGCTGGAGTTAGGTGCTGGTTTTGACCCGGATTATACTGGCAGAGAAAACATATTTCTCAATGGAGCGTTACTTGGTTACAGCAAAGAGTTTATAGAAAGTAAATTTGATGAAATCGTGGAGTTTTCAGAATTAGAGGAGTTCCTGGATGTTCCCCTGAAAAACTATTCTTCAGGTATGAGAGCAAGACTTGGTTTTTCCATAGCAACCAGTGTAAAGCCGGAGATCTTAATTTTGGATGAAGTTCTGTCTGTGGGGGATGTAAAATTCCAGGAAAAAAGCCGTGAAAAAATGGAATCACTGATGGATAGTGAAGTAACGCTTCTATTTGTATCACACTCAGTGGATATGGTGAAAAGCTTTTGCAACAAGGCAATATGGCTTCAACATGGCAAGTTGATGGCTAAGGGCCCTGTTGATGAGGTTTGTGAGCTTTACGATAAATGGGTTCATTCAGATAAATCATGA
- a CDS encoding ArsR/SmtB family transcription factor translates to MLEIDHGHDPEVQEELEELFKALANGNRLILIRWLASGEIERISVTEMANIMGLTQPAASQHLKVLKTVKILHAEKEGNYIYYTFNKRALLKHKKNIDFLFSCALAKCDQFK, encoded by the coding sequence ATGCTGGAGATAGATCATGGTCACGACCCTGAGGTACAGGAAGAACTGGAAGAGCTCTTCAAGGCACTTGCCAATGGTAACAGGCTCATACTGATTCGTTGGCTTGCTTCAGGTGAAATAGAAAGGATCAGTGTAACTGAGATGGCAAATATAATGGGCCTGACACAGCCTGCAGCCTCACAGCACCTTAAAGTACTCAAAACAGTTAAGATCCTCCATGCAGAAAAGGAAGGTAACTACATTTACTACACATTCAATAAACGTGCCCTGTTAAAGCACAAAAAAAATATCGATTTTTTATTCAGTTGTGCCTTAGCAAAGTGCGATCAATTCAAATAA
- a CDS encoding glycosyltransferase family 2 protein — protein MDLSIIVVNYRTYNLTKQTIESVLKRDHPFSYEIFLVDSASGDGSLERLEEYFSKETEQGLIRFISSKENRGFAHANNQALKETDSKYVLLLNSDTVVVDDCLERCIEYMEKDERIGALGCKVLLPDGKLDKACRRSFPTVCVSFYRMTGLSKLFPKSKRFGRYNLTYLDENETYEVDCIMGAFMMVRSNTIEDVGLLDETFFMYGEDIDWCYRIRAGNWKIIYYSDAQIIHYKGGSLNKKEKPKMIYEFYRAMHLFYNKHYKNNYPKTVTFITYLGIWGMYCLKRFINFFK, from the coding sequence ATGGATCTGTCCATCATAGTGGTAAACTACAGAACTTACAATTTAACCAAACAAACCATAGAATCCGTTTTAAAAAGAGATCACCCCTTCAGCTATGAGATATTTCTGGTGGACAGTGCATCCGGTGACGGCAGTCTTGAAAGGTTAGAGGAGTACTTTTCAAAGGAAACAGAACAGGGATTGATCAGGTTCATTTCAAGCAAGGAAAACAGGGGTTTTGCCCATGCAAATAACCAGGCACTGAAAGAAACTGATTCAAAATACGTTCTACTTCTCAACTCCGACACCGTGGTTGTGGATGACTGCCTGGAGCGATGCATTGAATACATGGAAAAAGATGAAAGAATAGGTGCACTGGGCTGTAAGGTTCTTCTTCCAGATGGAAAATTGGACAAAGCCTGCAGGAGAAGTTTTCCAACGGTCTGTGTCTCATTCTACAGGATGACAGGTCTTTCAAAGCTTTTCCCAAAGAGCAAACGTTTCGGACGTTACAACCTCACCTACCTGGATGAAAATGAGACCTACGAGGTTGACTGTATCATGGGGGCTTTCATGATGGTCAGATCCAACACGATAGAGGATGTGGGTCTTCTGGATGAAACCTTCTTCATGTACGGGGAGGACATAGACTGGTGCTACCGTATAAGGGCAGGAAACTGGAAGATAATCTATTACAGTGATGCTCAGATAATCCATTACAAAGGTGGGAGCCTCAACAAAAAAGAAAAACCAAAGATGATATATGAGTTCTATAGGGCAATGCACCTATTCTACAACAAACATTATAAGAACAACTATCCAAAAACAGTAACATTTATTACTTATCTTGGAATATGGGGCATGTACTGTTTGAAGAGGTTCATAAATTTCTTCAAGTAA
- a CDS encoding UDP-glucose dehydrogenase family protein → MKLTIIGTGYVGLVTGACFSEMGNTVYCVDIDDGKVEKLKRGIIPIYEPGLEYLVVNNHKNGDLHFTKYLKDGLDNSNICFIAVGTPMDEDGSADLQHVLSAAQEIGELISHDMIVVNKSTVPVGTADKVKATINEELNKRGVNYKVHVVSNPEFLKEGAAVENFMRPDRVVIGSNDETVIETMKELYAPFIRNHERFVTMDIKSAEMTKYAANAMLATRISFMNEIANICERVGADINNIRFGIGSDNRIGYSFLYAGCGYGGSCFPKDVQALIKTAADTGYEARILREVESVNNKQKLSLVNKVIKRFGENLSGHIFALWGLSFKPETDDMREATSLVIVNELTERGAKIKAYDPKAMDAAREYYFKGNENIEFSENKYEAVDEADALLLVTEWKEFRSPDFDEISGRMKNQIIFDGRNQYNKEIMKDIGFEYHQIGNGK, encoded by the coding sequence ATGAAACTCACAATAATAGGAACAGGTTACGTTGGTCTTGTCACAGGTGCCTGTTTTTCAGAAATGGGAAACACAGTTTACTGTGTTGATATTGATGATGGAAAGGTTGAAAAATTGAAAAGGGGTATCATACCCATATACGAACCAGGTCTGGAGTATTTAGTGGTGAACAACCATAAAAACGGAGATCTCCACTTCACAAAGTATCTGAAGGACGGTCTTGACAACTCAAATATCTGTTTCATAGCTGTTGGGACTCCAATGGATGAAGATGGAAGTGCAGACTTGCAGCATGTTCTTTCAGCTGCTCAGGAAATAGGAGAACTCATTTCCCACGACATGATAGTGGTGAACAAATCCACAGTACCCGTAGGTACAGCAGATAAAGTAAAAGCTACTATAAATGAAGAGTTGAACAAAAGGGGAGTAAACTACAAGGTTCATGTGGTTTCCAATCCTGAATTTTTGAAGGAAGGAGCCGCAGTTGAAAACTTCATGAGGCCTGATAGGGTGGTCATAGGTTCCAATGATGAAACTGTGATTGAAACCATGAAGGAACTTTACGCTCCATTCATCAGAAACCATGAAAGATTCGTGACTATGGACATCAAGAGTGCTGAGATGACCAAGTACGCTGCCAACGCCATGCTTGCAACACGCATCTCCTTCATGAATGAAATAGCCAACATCTGTGAAAGGGTTGGTGCCGATATCAACAACATCAGATTCGGAATAGGTAGTGACAATAGAATAGGTTACAGTTTCTTATATGCTGGTTGCGGTTACGGTGGAAGCTGTTTCCCAAAGGATGTTCAGGCTCTCATTAAAACAGCTGCAGATACAGGTTACGAAGCGCGTATACTGAGAGAAGTTGAATCCGTTAACAATAAACAGAAACTTTCCCTTGTAAACAAAGTAATAAAAAGGTTTGGTGAAAATCTTTCAGGACATATATTTGCACTTTGGGGTCTTTCATTCAAACCAGAAACCGATGATATGAGAGAAGCAACATCACTTGTCATCGTTAATGAATTAACAGAAAGGGGCGCTAAAATTAAAGCCTACGATCCAAAGGCTATGGATGCTGCCAGAGAATATTACTTCAAAGGCAACGAGAACATAGAATTTTCAGAGAACAAGTACGAAGCAGTTGACGAGGCAGATGCACTGCTCCTTGTAACTGAATGGAAGGAATTCAGAAGTCCAGACTTTGATGAGATATCTGGAAGAATGAAAAATCAGATTATCTTCGACGGCAGGAATCAGTACAACAAAGAGATAATGAAAGACATTGGCTTTGAGTATCACCAGATAGGCAATGGAAAATAG